In the genome of Astatotilapia calliptera chromosome 18, fAstCal1.2, whole genome shotgun sequence, the window aaaaaaccttacaAAACTATTAGAACAATTTAGGCATGTTTCcttttagaaaaaataaatacactgaaCTGTCGAGCCTCTCAAGTTTAATACAAGAACTCCAGCAACCTCACTCACAAATGAATGAGGCACAAGAAACCTGGCCTTGTTGTAAAGTTTGGCGGTTTGCGTATATTTGGTATATTTGTCAGCACTAACCACTGCATAATATCCTCCTCAATCCTCACATTAACAAAAATCAGTCTCCGTTATAAACAGGTGCTATTCAATTtaattgttgtttgtttttatctaatctaattagAGATCTAGTAATATCTTATCGGAACTAAAAACATCTAATCTAATGCTAAGCATCACAAATTCAGATTTCTTCTGTATTTTTTAGAGAAATGAATGCAACTGAACTCCCATCGTTACTAACGTCTCTGCTTTGTGATAAAGGATTATGTAGCATGGAGAGATTCCTCCTAAAACTTTGTGCTCCAATTATATGGAACAGAGGACTAAGGCAACAGCAGAACTGAGATAGAGGATAAAGGATAAACCAAGAAAGGTGCAATGCTTCCatcactgcatgtgtgtgtttcacaaaACCCCAGATTATAAATGACATTACAGAGTCGCAGACGTGCAGAGGagtcaaacaaagaaaagtccCAAAAGTTATCCCTAAAATCACTTTTGAAGGCAGTTGCTGCCTGTTTATCTTGCCCTGTTTCATCATTATCCACATGTGGACATGACAGAATGTAGTGATAAGGAAaggaatgagaaaaaaaaggcaaaactcTGTGTAGACTCGAGCTTGGGTCCATTCAAACAGACACAGTTGAACCTCAAATATGACTTCGGTATACATGAACTGCTTAATGCTTGCAGCAGCACATACCAGCCATACCAAGATGCTAGTAATGAGGACACCACATTTTCTTGAGACCTGTGCACACAGACGTGAAAcctgaacaaaagaaaaataataatgcaatgACATGACAGTGAGGATTAAAATAGAGGCGTACAGTCCTAGATAATAAACTGCTGTCATGAATCCACAGACCCACTCTCCAAAGATCCAGCTACGGAGTAAATTACAGGCCTCAAATGGCAAGGTCACAGTGATGCAAAGGTTAGATATTGTAAGTTGCAGAAGTAAGATATCGGGTGTGATCTTCCAAGCTTGTTCTTTTCGGATGACCCACATCAGGAAGCTGTTTCCGGACAGGCTGatgcagaagaaaataataatggcaGCAGCACAATAGCATTCGAGCGCCGACAGTGGAAAGTCATCCTGACTGCTTTCAGTCTCATTAAAGAATGTAAACTCGTCACTGCTCAAGGCCATTATTTACTTGTTGAGGTCTTGTAAGGAAATAGCTGCTGACCTATTGAAGAAGTAAAGATATaaggttagtttttttttaaaatatacataaatgattacattttttgttgtgGTTTAAATCTATCAGACAAATCTCGATAAAAACTAATCCAGTCCAGTGTAATAGACACAACACTATACAAACTTCAACAGTGTTGAAAGTTAAAGGTTATGATTTGGAAATCTGTTGTTTGGAGCGACTGTTGTGTTATACTGTAATGTTTATAAGAAATACCATGAGTGCTTTTTAATGTAATAGCAGTTAATTCAAAGTAATCATAATATTTATTCAACATGTAATTTTTGCGCTTGTATCCTATCCCCATCTATTCCTGTGAATTATAATGTGTAGTAAAGGTGAACACAGTGGCATCAGTTTTGTCTAATTTAGACACCGGTTCTTTTCATCCACCTTCCACGCACTGCTGTCAGGTTTCAGGACAATTCTATAGCACGAAATGCATCTCTCTTCATTCTAATTACACTCAGGACCACCTGCCAAGTGCATGTACATTCATTCTGCTCCTAGAAGGGCTCCCTTTGGGGATCTGCCAAGTCCAGAAGCCACTGCAGCTTGTTGCTTCATGATCACTAAACATTGTAATGTGTAGTTGGGTTTGGGATCCCTACTAGTGAAACCATGATGAAGCTCAACCTCAACCTAGACTTTTAGTCTAATTAAGAGTTTAAGATCACCGTTTGAGGCTTTTCTTTATGAGTCTTTGTGAGGACATTACTGTTGATCTAGCAAAGAAGTGAGaatatattattgttattattattagtagtagtatatACATTAATAAAGTAATTATTTTTTAGGCCAACCTAGATAAAGACTAATGTAGCCTAACGTAACAGATCCTATCTTTTAATACACAGCTTGAActgctttaagtgtttaagaggTTGTGTTATACTGCCTTTTTTGTAGGGCAAACCATAAACAGTCAAAGTGATCAGAATGCTTATTAATGATATTTATTAGAAATATCACAATTCCGTATATATCATGCCTTTAACTTAGAATGAACCAcataaaatgaaatgtgctaAAGCACTATAATACCCATAAATGGCACATAAACCTATTCTGTAAGAGTTATAgtgagtcattaaaaaaattgtCACAACAAGTGTTATTGTATGCATAGCaacatcaaaatgtttttttttttcatggtgaTGATTTAAGAGTCTATCTatcaggtgatccaggtgatcgatatatgcatttttttttctctgcccgttctgttggtttttgtcttttgcccttctcccccgtccctcttctcagctgtttctctttccctctttctttctccccttctttcccccagtcaagtctgtcccgtattcagtgagtgaaaataaaatgaacaataaaaggtgaatcaaatggaccattacggcaaagctgggatggtcaatttggtaaagtaaatccgttgggcatctttctttgcctttagacaacaattctgatggcaaaagagccaaacgggacaggcaaaaaaaaaaggaaaaaaaagagtctattttaactttttttccattttcattatCATTCTTGTAATATAAGTTTCACTCCATATTCTTGGATTTTTCATTAAAGTTTTTCCCAAACGTTCCCATTTACACAAATCGACTCCTTACCTTGTGCATGTGCTCATGTGTCAGGCTAGGTCCTGCTCACAGCCTCTCTCAGTGATAGTGTTAATGCACGTAAACTTCACACTAATTTCACTCTAACATGAACTAAAGAAAAGTGCTGTttgagcattttgttttttccagtccagtttattgtgaCATACCAAAATCATTTTGTGGGAACAGAGAAGTGAAAACAGCTTCCTGCTTAAGTTACATCTCTACACAGAGATcaactcacaaagaaaacaataagcAAATTTAAATTGCATTCAATTGAATCATACAAACATGATTAGAGTTTTGGGGACATAATTTGTTGCAAATTGTGCAAAATATAAGGTTAAAACAACATATTTCATGTTATGCCTGATGTAGCTGTGTAAGTACCAAAATGGGTAACATTTAACTGAGTCCTTGTCCTTGAGCCAGCTCTTATGGAACTAAAAAGTTAAAATCACTAAGGTCACATTCCTTTTTAACCTGAAATAATATACCTTATAAATGAACAAATTAGTACATTCATGTTTAATCAAATGATAGCAATAAGCAACCAGTAATAAAGATAAAGACCCAATCATCAGTAATTTCTGACTGTCAGACAAAAGAAGTGTTAAGGAAAATGATCTGAAAAGTTAcagctttatttattataaCAAATCTGATGTTGATATAAATTTCAGGTAATTTATCTAATTCTAACACAAAGCATCTAATCCTAATTTCAACTGCAAACTGCACTTACATGATATATAGTCATTCTCAGGTGGAGTGCAGGATCCATCCAGATGAGGAAGCTGCATTAATTTGTCGTTTTTGACCCACTGCAGTTTTTGCTGGTCTTCATACAACCCAGTATCAGTGCTATCGTACAGGTGAttactaataataattaaattagcTTATAAACGAACATGTAGTCAGTTCATTTCACTAAAGACCAGCAGCCCAGTAAGATGGAAAAAATATGTACTACACTGGCTGGTCCACTAGAGGACATCATGTGAGTGTCACACTTGTATCCTTGTAGTATAAGCAGGGGGCAATAGTTTACTGAAAGCTAAAATATCCCTATTGACTAAGCTCCTTCTATACTGGCTAAGATTAAGCTCCTGCTGAAGGCTAATACTTTTAACAAATTAATAAAAGTGTAATTACTCAGGAAACCTGATGCAATACCATGAAAAATAACACCAACAAGTTTTTGTGTTATTCTAGCTCAGTCTGGTCTGGCTAATTttaggaggccatgtcatttcAGGTGCTGTTGTTCAAGTAAGCAGCATACATGTATGTTGCTACTTGAacaacagggaaaagggaaataaCCATGTTTCCATCTTAAACAGGCCAATCCCAGTAGTTACCTCTGCATTCTCTCTGTGTTCATACTGAGTTTGAAGCAGGAAATTTTACATTATTCTTTATGATGAAACTATAATGTTAAAATACCCTTTACCCATTAAATCTGCATACTGTTAGACATTTTAGTTACACAAAgagtttcacatttattttgttataaCTTGTTACACCATAAGATATGGTAAACGACACACTACTAAGCATTGGTAAGGTATTAGTGAATCCCTATTTCATCATTTGAAAAACTGAAAGTACcctgtggttgttggtgctcagtgtttctcttcctctcttaaACACCTCCTTAGACTCTGATGGTATACTTACATTTCAGAATTCTCTGAAACTCAAATGGGTCATGTTTGCACATTATTTATAAATTTTCGACTTCCTTTTTGTGTTCTAAAAATAGCTGACATTTTCTGTGGGGGGTAGTGAGTACTTCAAAGTCCACTGAGAAAGTTCCTACTGTGACCCAGCCAGAAAACTTTCAGTTATTTACTAAGATGACACCTTGCTATAATAGTTGTAACTAAAGGGGGAGTTTGTATTAGTTTATATCTTTCAGAGAATGAAATGCAGAAACTGCAGGATATTATGGCCAGGCAGACATCTAACAGGGTTCCTACATTGTAGTGCTTTTATCAATCTGCTGCACAAGATGGTGGAGGAAAGCAAGGCGCTATCATCTTAACACCTTTTTATTTTCCAACATGGTTTCAGAGCCAAACTGCAGCCAAGGGGAGATCTAAGAGGAAAGCACAAAGCACAGCAAGACATAGAGGTTTCCCTGCGAGAAAataagcatttcaaactaaaatcACGTTAAGGCCAAACTGATCCTTATATCAAACTAGTTGAACAATGTAGT includes:
- the LOC113010893 gene encoding chemokine XC receptor 1-like produces the protein MALSSDEFTFFNETESSQDDFPLSALECYCAAAIIIFFCISLSGNSFLMWVIRKEQAWKITPDILLLQLTISNLCITVTLPFEACNLLRSWIFGEWVCGFMTAVYYLGLYASILILTVMSLHYYFSFVQVSRLCAQVSRKCGVLITSILVWLVCAAASIKQFMYTEVIFEVQLCLFEWTQARVYTEFCLFFLIPFLITTFCHVHMWIMMKQGKINRQQLPSKVILGITFGTFLCLTPLHVCDSVMSFIIWGFVKHTHAVMEALHLSWFILYPLSQFCCCLSPLFHIIGAQSFRRNLSMLHNPLSQSRDVSNDGSSVAFISLKNTEEI